A segment of the Streptomyces sp. NBC_01235 genome:
GTCCATGGCTACTAAATTCTGTTCGTCGAGCATCCCCCTTGTGACTTCTCCCACCTGCTCTTGCCTGGCCGAGGAGCGCATACCTACGTTCGGTCGCATGTCCCCCGATGGCCGCGCCCTTCCCGACGAACCGGACGAACCCGCCGCAGTGAGCAGGCCTGCGGCCGACCGACCGGACAGCAGCCCCTTGGTCGAGCTGGCCGTCGACCTGAGCTCCCACGAAATGCTCCGGCGCGCCCATGTCCTGGACGCTCTCGGATCCGACTGGGACCCCATAGCCGCGCTGCGCGGCGAGGAAGCCGCGTACGAGCTGCTGTATTCCGGCCTCGACGCGGAGCAGCAGCGCGTGTACGACGAGCTGGTCTCGGCCGGAGTGCTGCCGCGGACAGGGGGCGGCCATGCTGCCCCTTGACCCGCAGGCCGACATCGGGCGTCGCGCCTGGGTGGCCTGCCCGAACTGCGCCGACCATCGCGGCTGCGCCCCTTGCGAGCAGGGGCGTACCTGCTCCGAGCACTGGCGCTACCTGCTCTCCAACGCAGGCAGCCTGCTCCACCTGCAGTGCCGGTCGTGCACCCACATCTGGACGCACGAGACCCATTTCGGTGCCACCCGCTCCCCGTGGCAGCGCATTACCAGCGGCCTACATCGCCGGTGATCGTTCACCGCGGCCGACTCGGTGAGCCGAGTCGGTGCCGCGGCGGCACCGGCCCGGTGAGGCCGGACGGCGGATCGACGCCCGCTTTCGGATGACCCCCCCTGTCTGTCGTCCGGGACGGCGGGCCGGCTTGGCCGAGGATCGCGGTCGGCGGCCATCCCTGCCTGCCGTTCGTCCGCCCGGAGGCAGCCGTGCACATCCTGATCCTGGCCAGCGCGTTCAACAGCCTCACCCAGCGCACCCACGCCGAACTGCGCGACCGTGGCCACACCGTGGCGGTGGAACTCGCCCTGCCCGGCAGCCCGTTGCCGGAAGCCGTGCGGCGGCACGCACCGCAGCTCATCGTGGCGCCGATGCTGAAGACGGCGATCCCCGAGGAAGTGTGGACGGCGTACACGTGTCTCGTCGTCCATCCGGGGCCCGTGGGCGACCGCGGACCGTCCTCCCTGGACTGGGCGATCCACGACGGCGTCGACCAGTGGGGCGTCACCGTCCTGCAGGCCGATGAGGAGATGGACGCCGGTGACGTGTGGGCCTGCGTCCCGTGCCGGTTCCCTCCGATGTCCAAGAGCGAGCTGTACCGGGGCGAGATCGCCGACGCCGCGCTCGAGGCCGTCCTGCTCGCCGTGGAGCGCTTCGCCGGGGGAACCCACGTACCGTGCAGGCAGGACGCGCCGTACACGGCCGACGTCCGCCTCCGCCCGCGCCCCTACCTCGACCAGAGCGTCCGGCGGGTCGACTGGACCGAGGACTGCACGCAGGACGTCCTGCGCAAGCTGAGGGCGGCGGACTCGCAGCCCGGTGTGCTGGACACG
Coding sequences within it:
- a CDS encoding DUF6400 family protein; amino-acid sequence: MSPDGRALPDEPDEPAAVSRPAADRPDSSPLVELAVDLSSHEMLRRAHVLDALGSDWDPIAALRGEEAAYELLYSGLDAEQQRVYDELVSAGVLPRTGGGHAAP